CAGCACTGCGCCGATCGACATCCCGGCCAGTGCAGGTCTGTCGGGGGCAGTCATCGGCTAGCTGGTCGGGCCGCTGTCGTCGTCAGACCGGGGGCCGGTGAGGAACACCAGGCGGAACTTCCCGATCTGCACCTCGTCACCGTTGGCGAGCACGGCCGAATCGACCGGCTCGCGGTTGACGTACGTGCCGTTGAGGCTGCCGACGTCGACAACCTGGAACTCACCGCTCTCCAACCGGAACTCGGCGTGCCGGCGGCTGACGGTGACGTCGTCGAGGAAGATGTCGCTGTCCGGATGACGCCCGGCCGACGTGGTCGGCTGATCGAGCAGGAAACGCGACCCGGCATTGGGTCCGCGCTTGACGACGAGCAATGCCGAACCCGCGGGCAGGCCCTCGACGCCGGAAACGGCGCCTTCGGTACCGGCCGCTGCGGGTGCATCCAGTTCGTTGAGGAAGTCCGCGCGGAAAACCGATGTGGTTTCCACCGTCACGTCTTCCGACGACTGGTCGGCCCCCGAATTGCTGTCTTTGTCCGTCACCCGCTGCTCCTCACTGGCTGCTGTGGCGTTGCCCGGCGTGGCCCCAGCCCATCGTCGGTCTCACGTCGACCGTACCGCGCATCAGGCATCGTTGTGTCCA
The genomic region above belongs to Mycolicibacterium sp. HK-90 and contains:
- the garA gene encoding glycogen accumulation regulator GarA, whose protein sequence is MTDKDSNSGADQSSEDVTVETTSVFRADFLNELDAPAAAGTEGAVSGVEGLPAGSALLVVKRGPNAGSRFLLDQPTTSAGRHPDSDIFLDDVTVSRRHAEFRLESGEFQVVDVGSLNGTYVNREPVDSAVLANGDEVQIGKFRLVFLTGPRSDDDSGPTS